In uncultured Desulfobacter sp., one DNA window encodes the following:
- a CDS encoding AraC family transcriptional regulator — protein MVTLAWNRFVHPLVPEGSVKMEKIYPASQLLGNTNDNNDRTSLSPSMGKGYIQGVQFKSGIQLTTADYTLQHPTILKYYAPPFPLPPSIAFGFRLSGWSRGYSASQKKCWEFRPGRAACACFPGLGDFTETTSTERVVRVFIHMDLERFYSLAEEEADALPPQMENLSTRTFYHEIPITPAMRATIFQIFNCSYQGWAKKFFLEGKVLELVAHKIGQIEAVDSRKPDTRPLTSTDVDRIREAARLLTNDMEKSPDLNQLARSVGMCRSKLHRCFRMVYGITPFEYMRNRRLEVAMDFLMEGRMNVTQAAYAVGYSSPSYFTKAFKKYFGHLPSEKSS, from the coding sequence ATGGTTACTTTGGCGTGGAACCGGTTTGTTCACCCCCTGGTTCCGGAAGGATCTGTTAAAATGGAAAAGATATATCCCGCATCTCAACTCCTGGGAAATACCAATGATAATAATGACCGGACCTCACTCTCCCCTTCCATGGGAAAGGGCTACATTCAGGGCGTCCAATTCAAATCCGGGATACAATTGACCACGGCGGATTATACGCTTCAACATCCCACCATCCTGAAGTATTATGCTCCCCCTTTTCCCCTTCCTCCCAGCATTGCATTTGGCTTCCGCTTGTCGGGATGGAGCCGGGGATATTCGGCAAGTCAAAAAAAGTGCTGGGAGTTCAGGCCGGGTCGAGCAGCTTGTGCCTGTTTCCCGGGCTTGGGCGATTTTACCGAAACCACAAGTACGGAACGGGTCGTACGTGTATTTATACATATGGACCTGGAACGGTTTTATTCCCTTGCCGAAGAGGAAGCCGATGCCCTTCCGCCACAGATGGAGAATCTGTCAACCAGAACCTTTTATCATGAGATCCCAATTACACCGGCCATGCGCGCTACGATTTTTCAGATATTTAATTGTTCTTACCAGGGATGGGCTAAAAAATTTTTTCTTGAAGGCAAGGTTCTGGAACTGGTGGCCCATAAAATCGGGCAAATTGAAGCTGTTGACAGCCGGAAACCTGACACCAGGCCCCTGACTTCCACAGATGTGGACCGTATAAGGGAAGCAGCGCGTCTGCTGACCAATGATATGGAAAAAAGTCCTGATCTGAATCAATTGGCCCGGTCGGTTGGGATGTGCCGTAGCAAGCTGCACCGCTGTTTCCGGATGGTTTATGGTATTACACCCTTTGAATACATGCGTAACCGACGCCTTGAAGTTGCCATGGATTTTTTGATGGAAGGCCGGATGAATGTTACCCAAGCCGCCTATGCGGTTGGCTATTCCAGCCCCAGCTATTTTACCAAGGCATTTAAAAAATATTTCGGCCACCTGCCCAGTGAAAAATCCTCTTAA
- the lepB gene encoding signal peptidase I: MKTNFKKILLSLIKSWLFSLAIALLIATSVKSSLADWNDIPSGSMQPTILVGDRVFVNKLAYDFKIPYTTFHLSKWSDPKRGEIVVFFSPEDGKRLIKRVIGTPGDTIAMADNRLFINEQFVGYNSFGQQDIDKIEKNLRDGNLFFTENLKGKQHAVMFSPSRPALRSFGPVTIPQGKYFMMGDNRDNSADSRFFGFVDRERIVGQATVVVISRDKSFLHSRWSRFLTKLI; this comes from the coding sequence ATGAAAACCAATTTTAAGAAAATACTTTTAAGCTTAATAAAAAGCTGGTTGTTCAGCCTTGCAATTGCCCTGTTGATTGCAACATCGGTCAAGTCATCTCTTGCCGATTGGAATGATATCCCTTCAGGGTCGATGCAGCCAACTATTCTGGTGGGAGACCGGGTATTTGTAAACAAACTGGCTTATGACTTTAAAATACCATATACAACGTTTCATCTGTCCAAATGGTCTGATCCAAAACGCGGAGAAATCGTTGTCTTTTTTTCCCCCGAAGACGGTAAGCGTTTAATTAAACGTGTAATCGGAACACCGGGAGATACAATAGCCATGGCTGACAACAGGCTTTTCATCAATGAGCAATTTGTGGGTTACAATTCTTTTGGACAGCAAGACATTGATAAAATAGAAAAAAACCTGCGAGATGGAAATTTATTTTTCACCGAAAATTTGAAAGGAAAGCAGCACGCCGTTATGTTTTCCCCGTCACGTCCAGCATTAAGGTCCTTTGGACCTGTAACAATCCCCCAGGGAAAATACTTTATGATGGGCGACAACAGGGACAACAGTGCGGATTCCCGTTTCTTTGGTTTTGTGGACAGGGAACGCATTGTTGGGCAGGCGACAGTAGTGGTTATTTCAAGAGATAAATCTTTTTTACATTCACGGTGGTCAAGATTTCTTACAAAATTAATTTAA
- a CDS encoding TonB-dependent receptor — translation MKISQAAIVFISILIAINQSIADSKQSEISLDSITVTANKQKENIQDVPMSITAFDEFMLDDRNISSVSELTDYVPNLILDGQGVSAVAIPVMRGMSAELGAGTVSTAMFIDGVPVLTFAGYEDTLQNIERVEVLRGPQGTLYGKSAEVGVINIITRQPDNTYRGKISVDCGEDYKKEVAFNVSGPIVQDKLFFGLSGQYYDKNGFIKNGYTGDEANDEAHWFGKGQVKWTPIDNLDISLIFSQLEYDNDGNTIGLSENGAAVYGLTASGDREVYSDFDTIEESYTSTQSLKVSYDFSDTLSVTSITSHRFSKTDHDIDFDFNPIELFPATNDCEYDKIAQELRLASTTEKISWVAGIYYDKDDNTTSVSFSSMASNRDLGGEAFALFGQLRYSLTPKIGVTGGLRYETQDKDMQDYASGNSFDDTWDDIAPKFSVDYAITEQVMGYATVAKGFRSGGFNAYSTDSEYDSYDSEKLWSYEIGVKSQLFENRLIVNGALFYMDIDDMQVTEDTISSWSYITNAATALSYGVELEIQAKITPQFTMTGNVGYTNVKFDEYQDESGDYSDNNTPNVPEYTFAIGCQYRTGNGFYVGVDLIGVGKTYLERTNTYKRDAYQLVNAKIGYEAENWDIYLYGKNIFDEDYSSEGETYVYYSDPREIGVKLTYRF, via the coding sequence ATGAAAATTTCTCAAGCGGCTATTGTATTCATTTCGATCTTGATTGCCATAAATCAATCCATAGCAGATAGTAAACAATCCGAAATATCATTGGATTCCATCACTGTAACTGCAAATAAACAGAAAGAAAATATTCAGGATGTTCCAATGAGCATCACAGCATTTGATGAATTTATGCTCGATGACAGGAATATTTCTTCTGTTAGCGAGTTGACCGATTACGTTCCAAACCTAATACTCGATGGTCAAGGCGTTTCAGCTGTGGCAATACCTGTTATGAGGGGTATGTCGGCTGAATTAGGGGCCGGCACTGTTTCAACTGCCATGTTCATCGACGGGGTCCCGGTTTTAACTTTTGCCGGCTATGAAGATACACTGCAGAATATTGAGCGAGTGGAGGTGTTACGCGGTCCTCAAGGAACCTTGTACGGAAAAAGTGCCGAAGTAGGTGTTATCAATATTATTACCCGCCAACCGGATAATACTTATCGTGGAAAAATTTCGGTTGATTGTGGAGAGGATTATAAAAAAGAAGTCGCTTTTAACGTGAGCGGGCCGATCGTTCAGGATAAGCTCTTCTTTGGACTGTCCGGCCAATATTACGACAAAAACGGTTTTATTAAAAATGGGTACACCGGCGACGAGGCAAACGATGAAGCACATTGGTTTGGAAAAGGCCAAGTTAAATGGACGCCGATAGACAACCTTGATATTAGCTTAATTTTTTCTCAGCTTGAATATGACAATGACGGCAACACAATAGGGTTGAGTGAAAATGGAGCCGCAGTTTATGGACTGACTGCTTCCGGTGACCGAGAAGTATATTCTGATTTTGACACCATAGAGGAATCATATACCAGCACCCAATCCTTAAAAGTTAGTTACGATTTTAGTGATACATTAAGTGTAACTTCAATCACCTCTCACCGCTTTTCTAAAACTGATCATGATATTGATTTTGACTTTAATCCCATTGAATTATTTCCTGCTACAAATGACTGTGAATACGATAAAATTGCTCAGGAATTGAGGTTAGCATCAACTACGGAGAAGATAAGTTGGGTGGCCGGTATCTATTATGATAAAGACGATAATACAACTAGCGTTTCATTTTCTTCTATGGCAAGCAATAGGGATCTCGGGGGCGAGGCCTTCGCCCTTTTTGGCCAACTTCGTTACTCATTAACGCCCAAAATCGGCGTGACCGGCGGTCTTCGTTATGAAACACAGGACAAAGACATGCAAGATTATGCTTCCGGCAACTCCTTTGATGATACCTGGGATGACATTGCACCCAAATTCAGTGTGGATTATGCCATAACGGAACAGGTAATGGGGTACGCCACGGTTGCGAAGGGCTTCCGATCAGGTGGTTTCAATGCTTATAGTACGGATTCAGAATATGACAGTTATGATAGCGAAAAGCTGTGGTCCTATGAAATAGGCGTTAAAAGTCAACTTTTTGAAAACAGATTGATCGTAAACGGTGCACTATTTTACATGGATATAGATGACATGCAGGTGACGGAAGATACGATCTCCTCATGGAGTTACATAACCAATGCTGCCACGGCACTCTCCTATGGAGTTGAACTGGAAATACAGGCAAAAATCACACCTCAATTTACCATGACAGGAAACGTTGGCTATACTAATGTAAAATTTGATGAATATCAGGACGAGTCAGGCGACTATAGCGATAACAATACTCCTAATGTCCCGGAATATACATTTGCCATAGGATGCCAATATCGAACAGGAAACGGCTTTTATGTCGGAGTTGATTTGATTGGTGTTGGAAAAACGTATTTAGAAAGGACAAATACTTATAAAAGAGATGCTTATCAACTGGTTAATGCCAAAATTGGGTATGAAGCTGAAAATTGGGATATTTATCTCTATGGTAAAAACATCTTTGATGAAGATTACTCAAGTGAAGGAGAGACGTATGTATACTATAGCGATCCCCGTGAAATAGGCGTAAAGCTTACCTACCGGTTTTAA
- a CDS encoding PAS domain S-box protein, protein MKKNYIIFLFSLMTLVCVSAYQYSVFLDNFLQGKMDQMLKVAQISGINMVADFNVFENELSTLNSEQFINQILSDKIDTEAIRRLKHFFFRNQGLAKKLTFFNNDRMVSIWKTPENHFHFEHVNSTEGDDYLYESALDESSTHLIVITVTDKNAGVDNALGVKATLDLQMYAKELFKRFHLGKESWRFFICSDTFPIYADYSESESGVDIDALKFEKSDFQPIWAELNEGFQGTRDIMIRFGEKQIRLISAYYPVTLMSKQYGMIFSMDKIALLSSLGQIIVITVVISACLICALIFLFTQINRRNQLINRQLEENQKKLLEDIDARKRVEKQLKREIIISKSLGQSLRESEEKFRTIGVAAQDAIIMIDNDGLVSFWNDAATQILGYAEDEMMSKKFHLIAIPEEYHDSYRKNFAIFRQTGKGRAVGKTLEFKARKKGGEIIPVEISLSAVKIEKKWNAIGILRDITERKKTEAELAEHRENLEALVRKRTKELEEAQKELLDKAMDAGRAQLSAMVLHNIGNAVTPLGVNLERLGKSKRKQLSYYLRQCYEDLIAHKQDLTTYVNAHPRGIKVAEYMGRLIDDLENEQKKAAGILGNATTAIEYVSEVLSLQRSYAPGSQEIREKVRLNQLVKDALKIQKATISANNIHVVEKLAPELPLFSIEKNKLMQVVINFIKNSCDAIGENQEIGDHRITISTVFEDHKISLMIADTGCGVDADNLKGIFEFGISTKGSSGFGLYYCKSFVEANNGVLTLTSPGRNQGAKVTMAFSLVE, encoded by the coding sequence ATGAAAAAAAATTATATTATTTTTCTTTTCAGTCTGATGACTCTGGTATGTGTCAGTGCATATCAGTATTCTGTCTTTCTGGATAATTTCCTTCAGGGAAAAATGGACCAGATGTTGAAAGTGGCTCAGATTTCCGGAATAAATATGGTTGCAGATTTTAATGTGTTTGAAAATGAACTCTCCACTTTAAACAGCGAACAGTTCATTAACCAGATCCTTTCCGATAAAATCGATACCGAGGCTATCCGCCGCCTGAAACATTTTTTTTTCAGGAACCAGGGGCTGGCAAAAAAGCTCACTTTCTTCAATAACGACAGGATGGTATCGATTTGGAAAACACCGGAAAATCATTTCCATTTTGAACATGTGAACAGTACCGAAGGAGATGATTATTTATATGAAAGCGCGCTTGATGAATCGTCTACCCATCTAATCGTTATCACCGTTACGGATAAAAATGCCGGTGTGGACAATGCCCTAGGCGTCAAAGCCACATTGGACCTGCAGATGTATGCAAAGGAACTTTTTAAAAGATTTCACCTGGGCAAGGAATCCTGGCGATTTTTTATTTGTTCCGATACATTCCCGATCTATGCCGACTATTCAGAGTCCGAGTCTGGGGTTGATATTGATGCATTAAAATTTGAAAAATCAGATTTTCAGCCTATTTGGGCAGAGCTGAATGAGGGGTTCCAGGGAACCCGGGATATCATGATCCGGTTCGGCGAAAAACAGATAAGGCTGATCAGTGCCTATTATCCAGTAACGTTGATGTCAAAGCAATACGGCATGATTTTTTCAATGGACAAAATCGCTTTACTGTCCAGTCTGGGTCAGATTATTGTTATTACGGTGGTGATTTCTGCCTGTCTTATCTGTGCACTGATATTTTTGTTTACACAGATCAACAGAAGGAACCAGCTGATCAACCGACAGCTTGAAGAGAATCAAAAAAAACTGCTTGAGGATATTGATGCAAGGAAAAGGGTTGAAAAACAGCTGAAACGGGAAATCATTATCAGTAAGTCGCTTGGACAAAGCCTGAGAGAGAGCGAAGAGAAATTTAGAACCATCGGAGTGGCTGCCCAGGATGCCATCATTATGATCGATAACGATGGTCTTGTCTCATTCTGGAACGATGCTGCAACACAGATTTTGGGATATGCTGAAGATGAAATGATGTCCAAAAAATTTCATTTGATTGCTATTCCTGAAGAATACCATGACAGTTATAGAAAAAATTTTGCGATCTTTCGCCAAACCGGAAAAGGACGTGCCGTTGGAAAAACCTTGGAATTTAAGGCCAGGAAAAAAGGGGGCGAGATTATTCCAGTAGAAATTTCCCTTTCGGCGGTAAAAATCGAGAAAAAATGGAATGCGATAGGGATTCTCAGGGATATCACAGAGAGAAAAAAGACGGAAGCGGAACTGGCTGAACACCGGGAAAACCTTGAAGCCCTTGTCAGAAAAAGGACAAAAGAACTAGAAGAGGCTCAAAAAGAGTTGCTGGATAAGGCCATGGATGCAGGCAGAGCTCAGCTATCGGCCATGGTTCTCCACAATATCGGAAATGCCGTGACACCTCTGGGTGTGAATCTGGAACGCCTCGGGAAAAGCAAAAGAAAGCAGCTGAGCTATTACCTGCGCCAATGCTATGAAGATTTGATAGCACATAAGCAGGATCTCACAACTTATGTCAATGCCCATCCCAGGGGTATTAAAGTGGCCGAGTATATGGGCCGGTTGATCGATGATTTAGAAAATGAGCAAAAGAAAGCAGCGGGGATTCTGGGCAACGCCACCACCGCCATTGAGTATGTGAGTGAAGTGCTCAGCCTCCAGAGAAGCTACGCACCGGGAAGTCAGGAAATAAGGGAGAAGGTGCGTCTTAATCAGTTGGTAAAAGATGCCCTGAAAATTCAAAAAGCCACCATTTCCGCCAACAATATTCATGTGGTAGAAAAGCTGGCGCCAGAGCTTCCACTTTTTTCCATCGAGAAAAACAAGCTCATGCAGGTGGTGATTAATTTCATTAAAAACAGCTGTGATGCCATTGGGGAAAATCAGGAGATTGGGGACCACCGGATTACCATTTCAACCGTGTTTGAAGATCATAAAATATCTTTGATGATAGCCGATACCGGCTGTGGTGTGGACGCGGATAATC
- a CDS encoding TonB-dependent receptor — translation MNTTDARLNTLSLMAQSTNFDFTLPKIKGRYPDHTDQCRFHGRQPDRDTRNLSKDQDFKELLPRFSLGVDLTDDIYTYALVSKGFLAGGYNYSLAVDTATLTYDPEYVWNYEAGIKASFFQGRLATSLSAFYLKISDKQVHEQISGASPGTKSASPHPRTGTRQEICIQ, via the coding sequence ATGAACACTACGGATGCCCGGTTAAACACTTTAAGCTTGATGGCGCAAAGCACTAATTTTGATTTTACACTGCCGAAAATCAAAGGAAGATACCCGGATCACACAGACCAATGCCGTTTCCATGGAAGACAACCGGACCGAGATACCAGGAATCTGTCAAAGGATCAGGATTTCAAGGAACTTCTTCCCCGGTTTTCTTTAGGCGTTGATCTGACGGACGATATTTATACTTATGCCCTTGTATCAAAAGGATTCCTGGCCGGCGGATACAATTATTCCCTGGCCGTGGACACCGCAACCCTTACCTATGACCCCGAGTATGTCTGGAACTATGAGGCAGGTATTAAGGCCTCTTTTTTTCAAGGACGTCTTGCAACCAGCCTGTCCGCATTTTATTTGAAAATTTCGGACAAGCAGGTGCACGAGCAGATCAGCGGTGCCAGTCCAGGGACAAAAAGCGCGTCCCCTCATCCCCGGACCGGGACGCGTCAGGAAATCTGCATACAATAA
- a CDS encoding DUF4198 domain-containing protein — protein MRITGKIAIAAAASLFMATTVYAHSFWVSIFESFSHKPGHVLVGLGWGHTLPIDDILNSSYKVPVESFTVTDPGGKTIQLKIPSAETATADKQTPNLDLFSADIGLQKIALKKESIPGVYKIEARSKPAFYTRFIDKKDRMRLKMKSKDQIKNIKKVLMSMRYQANAVSYVTLKKWETPEPTNQGLEIIPMTDLSQVKPGDLVKFKVLFMGKPLNSNYSPQSSEFITASTPAFDKGQHFKVYSKIWNGDAKLMVQCPGKWLVKCSHKGQVDKEGPLKDLYGKADLSSNEATLTFNVN, from the coding sequence ATGAGAATCACAGGTAAAATTGCGATAGCCGCAGCAGCATCACTGTTCATGGCAACCACGGTTTATGCCCACAGCTTTTGGGTGAGTATCTTTGAATCATTTTCCCATAAACCGGGCCATGTCCTCGTGGGCCTGGGCTGGGGTCATACCCTGCCCATTGATGACATCCTAAACTCCTCCTATAAAGTTCCGGTTGAATCCTTTACCGTAACCGACCCCGGGGGAAAAACCATTCAGCTGAAAATTCCCTCTGCCGAAACGGCAACCGCAGATAAGCAGACCCCCAATTTGGATTTGTTCAGTGCAGATATCGGCCTTCAGAAAATTGCCCTGAAAAAAGAGAGCATACCGGGTGTCTACAAAATAGAAGCCAGGTCCAAACCCGCCTTTTACACCCGGTTTATCGACAAAAAAGATAGAATGCGACTGAAAATGAAATCCAAAGACCAGATCAAAAATATTAAAAAAGTGTTGATGTCCATGAGATACCAGGCCAATGCCGTATCCTATGTGACATTGAAAAAATGGGAAACGCCCGAGCCCACAAACCAGGGCCTGGAAATCATTCCCATGACTGATCTTTCGCAGGTCAAGCCCGGGGATCTTGTGAAGTTCAAGGTGCTGTTCATGGGCAAACCGCTCAATAGCAATTACTCCCCCCAGAGCAGTGAATTTATCACCGCCTCAACCCCGGCCTTTGACAAAGGGCAACATTTCAAAGTTTATTCAAAGATCTGGAATGGCGACGCCAAGCTTATGGTGCAATGTCCGGGCAAGTGGCTGGTTAAGTGTTCCCATAAGGGCCAAGTTGACAAGGAAGGGCCTTTAAAAGATCTCTACGGCAAGGCGGATTTATCATCTAACGAGGCAACCTTGACCTTTAACGTAAATTAG
- a CDS encoding methyltransferase, with protein MKKLPDLDTRIDHLYDIMNGYTGTRLLITAIELKIFDCLSTPQSAETVASRLETHPVYTGYLLDGLAALSLLDKNNGCYSNTPDTQAVLHSQSPAYQGQGFSMMHKMSESVLRDMDHIVRFGPRENPVDVSDESVWEAYARSMANYERGGTAQQMALRVAEIEGFSSFKKMLDLGGGPGLHCIATVAEHPSMQGVIFDRPGVVKVAEEFIAEYEMTDRVTTMAGDYINDPIGGDYDLIWASATLNFARFDLKTMLEKIYHALKPGGVFVSFADGVTHERTRPKAYVLGSISWMFSGQDLMFNRGEIAETMRSVGFSSVESETVNTAMMPMELDIARKAL; from the coding sequence ATGAAAAAATTACCTGATTTGGATACACGAATAGATCACCTTTACGACATTATGAATGGCTATACAGGAACCCGGTTACTTATTACCGCGATTGAGCTGAAGATTTTCGATTGTCTGTCAACACCGCAATCCGCGGAAACGGTGGCGTCCCGGTTGGAAACCCATCCGGTGTACACAGGGTATTTGCTTGACGGACTGGCCGCGTTAAGCCTGCTGGACAAGAATAACGGCTGTTACAGCAATACGCCGGATACCCAGGCCGTCCTGCACAGCCAAAGCCCGGCCTATCAGGGCCAAGGATTTTCCATGATGCATAAAATGTCTGAATCCGTTCTAAGGGATATGGACCATATTGTGCGCTTTGGCCCCCGTGAAAACCCTGTGGATGTAAGTGACGAATCTGTGTGGGAAGCCTATGCCCGGTCCATGGCCAATTACGAAAGGGGTGGAACGGCCCAGCAAATGGCTCTCAGGGTTGCTGAAATCGAAGGTTTTTCATCCTTTAAAAAAATGCTGGACCTTGGCGGCGGTCCGGGTCTTCACTGCATTGCAACGGTGGCTGAGCATCCCAGTATGCAAGGTGTAATCTTTGACCGGCCTGGGGTTGTTAAAGTGGCTGAGGAATTCATTGCCGAGTACGAAATGACAGACCGGGTAACGACCATGGCGGGTGATTATATCAACGATCCCATCGGTGGAGACTACGACCTGATTTGGGCCAGCGCAACGCTCAATTTCGCTCGTTTTGACCTGAAAACCATGCTCGAAAAAATTTATCATGCCCTGAAACCGGGTGGCGTCTTTGTCAGTTTTGCGGATGGGGTAACACATGAACGCACTCGCCCTAAGGCCTATGTGTTAGGAAGCATCTCCTGGATGTTTTCAGGGCAGGACCTGATGTTTAACCGCGGCGAAATAGCCGAAACCATGCGAAGCGTTGGTTTTTCATCCGTGGAAAGTGAGACTGTGAATACTGCCATGATGCCCATGGAACTGGATATTGCCAGGAAAGCACTTTGA
- a CDS encoding ATP-binding protein, with protein sequence MEENKRILVIDDDETIRETYQSILLPEDEPDSLSMGRALFDMPMDDDDTFSDSLHPAAASSDGHNIPLTGHFDSKNPDAYELALADRGIQGIELVENALHEKNPFSVAFIDMKMPGLNGAETAGKIWTLDPRIKIVIVTAYSEYSPEDIIAVTGRDDLFYLRKPFNHEEILQFARALTHTWGLEQKKIALQSELEQSNRALAEANRGLENKVRAQASMIVQADKMASIGLLAAGVAHEINNPLAYVRSNLDTSKKYFTRIVSLIKKYEALESYLASSTDQTTAQLLDDLTDEKKEKDLDFIVEDLDDLITESLHGVNRIREIVQDLRTFSRVDDAKQNDLYLNEALDNTLKILKTQIKQDTMVIKSFGDIPPIQCYPQKISQVLMNVLINAIQAIEGSGTIELSTRFVRTGRRVEDRFVEIVVSDTGCGIPQENIKKLFDPFFTTKPVGTGTGLGLSIVYEIITFHGGSIDVTSELGHGSRFRILLPEKMRDIALKAGPN encoded by the coding sequence ATGGAAGAGAACAAGAGAATATTAGTCATTGACGATGATGAAACCATCCGGGAGACTTATCAAAGTATATTATTGCCCGAAGATGAGCCGGACAGCCTTTCCATGGGCCGGGCCCTTTTTGATATGCCCATGGACGATGATGATACTTTTTCAGATTCCCTGCATCCTGCCGCAGCGTCGTCCGATGGGCATAATATCCCTCTGACCGGTCACTTTGATTCAAAAAATCCGGATGCATATGAGTTGGCTCTGGCAGATCGGGGAATCCAGGGCATTGAATTGGTTGAAAACGCTCTTCATGAAAAAAATCCCTTTTCCGTGGCTTTTATTGATATGAAAATGCCGGGCCTTAACGGCGCTGAAACCGCAGGGAAGATATGGACACTTGATCCTCGTATCAAGATCGTCATTGTGACGGCATATAGTGAATACTCCCCGGAGGACATCATTGCCGTAACCGGAAGGGATGATCTCTTCTATCTAAGAAAACCGTTCAATCATGAAGAGATTCTTCAATTTGCCCGGGCACTTACCCATACTTGGGGCCTGGAGCAAAAAAAGATCGCGCTTCAGAGTGAGTTGGAACAATCCAATAGAGCGCTTGCAGAGGCCAACCGAGGATTGGAAAATAAAGTGCGAGCCCAAGCATCCATGATTGTTCAAGCGGATAAAATGGCTTCCATCGGACTTCTTGCCGCAGGCGTGGCCCATGAAATCAATAATCCTCTGGCTTATGTTCGCTCCAATCTGGACACCAGCAAAAAGTATTTTACCCGGATCGTTTCATTAATTAAAAAATATGAGGCGCTTGAGTCCTATCTTGCATCGTCAACAGATCAGACAACAGCACAACTATTGGATGACTTGACCGATGAAAAAAAAGAAAAAGATCTTGATTTTATCGTAGAGGATCTGGACGATCTTATTACTGAATCCCTACACGGCGTAAATAGAATCAGAGAAATTGTTCAGGATTTAAGAACCTTTTCCCGTGTGGATGATGCCAAACAGAATGATCTTTATCTCAACGAGGCTTTGGACAACACGTTAAAGATACTGAAAACCCAGATCAAACAGGACACGATGGTAATCAAAAGCTTTGGCGATATTCCGCCGATTCAATGCTATCCCCAAAAGATCAGCCAGGTTCTCATGAATGTGTTGATTAATGCGATCCAAGCCATCGAGGGCAGCGGTACCATCGAATTGTCCACCAGATTCGTTCGAACCGGTAGAAGAGTTGAAGACCGCTTTGTTGAAATCGTTGTTTCGGACACCGGATGCGGCATTCCCCAAGAAAATATAAAAAAACTGTTCGATCCCTTTTTTACCACCAAACCGGTGGGCACCGGAACCGGCCTGGGACTCAGTATTGTGTACGAAATCATTACATTCCACGGGGGAAGTATCGATGTCACCAGTGAGTTGGGTCATGGCAGTCGATTTAGAATCTTGTTGCCGGAGAAAATGAGAGATATAGCGTTGAAAGCGGGGCCGAACTGA
- a CDS encoding class I SAM-dependent methyltransferase — MKHIIESLSGHANEYIRCLAGSHPLRKPVIYAMLDFLSLRGKGLDVGCGIGLPAVEMAQKGLDVAGLDSEAQFIEITEGIAGKLKLKNSPVFVQGHADRLEFENNCFDWVWSMDCVNYAKDLNDTPLSEMKRVVKPGGRLILSAWSSQMLLPGYIQPGLPGKHG, encoded by the coding sequence ATGAAACATATCATAGAATCTTTATCCGGCCATGCTAATGAATATATCCGCTGCCTTGCCGGCTCCCATCCGTTAAGAAAGCCGGTGATCTACGCCATGCTGGACTTTCTTTCCCTCAGGGGTAAAGGGCTTGATGTCGGGTGCGGCATCGGGCTTCCTGCTGTGGAGATGGCCCAAAAAGGCCTTGATGTGGCCGGCCTTGACAGTGAAGCACAATTTATAGAAATCACCGAAGGTATTGCCGGGAAACTTAAACTTAAAAATTCCCCGGTGTTTGTCCAGGGGCATGCAGACAGGCTTGAATTTGAAAACAATTGTTTTGACTGGGTCTGGAGCATGGATTGTGTCAACTACGCCAAAGACCTGAATGATACCCCGTTGTCGGAAATGAAACGGGTGGTAAAGCCCGGCGGGCGGCTCATCCTTTCGGCCTGGTCTTCCCAGATGCTGCTGCCCGGATATATTCAGCCCGGTCTGCCGGGCAAGCACGGCTAA